One Glycine soja cultivar W05 chromosome 2, ASM419377v2, whole genome shotgun sequence genomic region harbors:
- the LOC114397704 gene encoding NAC domain-containing protein 86-like isoform X1 produces MAPVLPPGFRFHPTDEELVAYYLKRKINGRKIELEIIPEVDLYKCEPWDLPGKSLLPGKDLEWYFYSPRDRKYPNGSRTNRATKSGYWKATGKDRKVNSQARAVGMKKTLVYYRGRAPHGSRTNWVMHEYRLDERECETNSGLQDAYALCRVVKKTAVIPPKVGEHHYVNVPNANQITSDHSSSIEIYPEGRGEDLDSTNYFMPVDACSPHNMGNETSLTINSGIMTRDHEKWSHFSSQDPLFSLPTSSFSKFGAIAYPPSKVDIALEYARMQHRFVLPPLEVDDFPQVGISELKMTQASGSMQGSRTETDILQEILSVAQVSQELINQSNYSQEWGGNNDNYAPREDDFTFMVGTNYNHSNHGMSSMRYADKTWEDANTRTIEIGDVDEEFKAERMVENLRWVGMSSEDLQKMEEQKIVPIEDISSFQTNEVQESEQHSNKEHNDDTEINDFSLGFINDNDDPNENFIEDGNIDDYSSSPSFEVVEEIKVNHGMLVSTHQVVETFFHQIVPSQTVQVHLINSVMAHNNHYVENAEAMLMIMENKGSSLRNKVKAYVMGKLIKPSKTIASAIVFVFALVLMHCVYLKEEVEIWNESNNEVNWFVGVKSHEKELSAVLKKIGIFLTISLAFCTMWASQNMVVNP; encoded by the exons ggaAATCATTGTTACCAGGAAAGGATTTGGAGTGGTATTTCTATAGCCCTCGAGATAGGAAGTACCCAAATGGATCAAGAACAAACCGTGCAACCAAATCTGGATATTGGAAGGCCACGGGGAAGGATAGAAAAGTAAATTCCCAGGCTCGGGCTGTGGGCATGAAGAAAACCCTAGTTTACTATCGAGGAAGAGCACCCCATGGCTCTCGTACAAATTGGGTTATGCATGAATACCGTCTTGATGAGAGAGAATGCGAAACCAATTCAGGCTTGCAG GATGCATATGCTCTTTGCCGTGTGGTCAAGAAGACTGCAGTGATTCCTCCAAAAGTTGGGGAGCATCACTATGTTAATGTTCCCAATGCCAACCAAATTACAAGTGATCATTCATCAAGTATTGAAATATACCCTGAAGGAAGGGGCGAAGATTTAGATAGCACAAATTATTTTATGCCGGTGGATGCTTGCTCACCACACAACATGGGAAACGAGACTTCTCTCACAATCAATAGTGGGATCATGACAAGGGATCATGAGAAATGGTCACACTTCTCATCACAAGACCCTTTATTTAGTCTTCCAACTTCTTCATTTTCCAAATTTGGAGCCATAGCATACCCTCCATCTAAG GTGGATATAGCACTAGAGTATGCAAGGATGCAGCATAGGTTTGTTTTGCCTCCTTTGGAGGTGGATGACTTCCCTCAAGTTGGAATCTCAGAGCTGAAAATGACACAAGCCTCCGGTTCCATGCAAGGAAGCAGAACTGAAACAGATATCTTGCAGGAAATTCTTTCAGTTGCTCAAGTTTCTCAGGAATTAATAAATCAATCCAACTACTCGCAGGAATGGGGTGgcaataatgataattatgctCCTCGTGAAGATGATTTTACCTTCATGGTTGGCACTAATTACAATCATTCAAATCATGGAATGAGCTCAATGAGGTATGCTGACAAAACATGGGAAGATGCAAACACAAGGACAATAGAGATCGGAGATGTGGATGAAGAATTTAAGGCAGAGAGGATGGTGGAGAATTTAAGATGGGTTGGAATGTCAAGTGAAGATTTACAAAAg ATGGAAGAACAAAAGATTGTCCCAATAGAAGATATTTCAAGCTTCCAAACTAATGAGGTGCAAG AATCTGAGCAACATAGCAACAAGGAGCACAATGACGACACTGAAATCAACGATTTCTCATTGGGCTTCATCAATGACAATGATGACCCTAACGAGAACTTCATAGAAGATGGTAAcatagatgattattcaagtTCTCCTAGCTTTGAGGTCGTTGAGGAAATAAAGGTCAATCATGGAATGTTAGTTTCGACTCATCAAGTAGTGGAGACATTCTTTCACCAAATAGTTCCTTCACAAACTGTTCAAGTTCACCTCATCAATTCAGTGATGGCACATAACAATCATTATGTAGAGAATGCAGAGGCAATGCTAATGATAATGGAGAACAAAGGGTCTTCATTAAGGAATAAGGTTAAGGCCTATGTGATGGGGAAGCTTATAAAACCTTCAAAGACAATTGCAAGTGCAATTGTATTCGTCTTTGCACTTGTGTTGATGCATTGTGTTTATTTGAAGGAAGAAGTGGAAATTTGGAATGAGTCAAATAATGAGGTTAATTGGTTTGTTGGTGTCAAAAGTCATGAGAAAGAATTAAGTGCAGTCTTGAAGAAAATAGGCATTTTTCTCACCATATCTTTGGCTTTTTGTACCATGTGGGCTAGCCAGA